CATCTGCTGCGCACCGATTTCGAAACCGTGGCCCCGGTGACGGCCGCAAGCGAAAAGGCGCTCGCCCAGGCGGTGATGGACCTCCTGCCCGGGGCGGCGGCCGTTGTGGTGTCGGATTACGGCAAGGGCGGCGTGACGCCGGGGCTGCTGGCCACGCTCATTGCCGAGGCCGCCCGGCGCGAAATCCCGGTTGTGGTCGACCCCAAGGGGCTGGATTTCGCCCGGTACCGGGGGGCCAGCGTCATCACCCCCAACCGGGCGGAACTGGCGGCCGCGACCCGCGTGACGCTCCAAAACGACGCCCAGTACGCCCGCGTCGCCCGGACGCTCATCCTGACCCACGGCTTCGGCGCGGTCTGCGTCACCCGCAGCGAGGAGGGCTTAAGCCTCTACCCCGCCCACGGGCCGGCCACCCACATCCGGGCCGCCGGCCGGGAGGTCTACGACGTCTCGGGCGCGGGGGACACCGTGGCCGCCATCCTGGCCGCCGGAATCGCCGTGGGCGCGCCCCTCGGGCTGGCCGCCGCCCTGGCCAACATCGGCGCCGGCATCGTGGTCGGCAAGGTGGGCACGGCCGTGGCCCATCCCGACGAGCTTCGCCTGGCCGTGCTGCGCCAATCCGGCGAGGACGCCGGCCAAAAGGAACTTTCCCGCGAACGCGCGGCCGAGATGGCCGACCTGTGGCGGCGGCTGGGCCTTACCGTGGGCTTCACCAACGGCTGCTTCGACCTGCTCCATCCCGGCCATGCCGCCATGCTCGACGGCGCGCGCCGGGAATGCGACCGGCTCATCGTGGGGCTCAATTCCGACGCGTCGGTGCGCCGGCTCAAGGGCCCCACCCGCCCCGTCCAGGACGAGGCGGCCCGGGCGCGCATGCTGGCCTCGCTGGCCTCGGTGGACGCGGTGGTCATTTTCGACGAGGACACGCCGCTCGAACTCATCAAGGCCGTGCGGCCGGACATGCTGGCCAAGGGCGGGGATTATACCCTTGAAACCGTGGTCGGGGCCGATGTCGTCACGGGCTACGGCGGTCGGGTGGTGCTCGTGCCCCTGACCCCGGACCGCAGCACCACCGGCCTTATCCGCCGCATCTCGGACTCCTCCCGAAACGACCCCGGCTAGGCGGTCGCCCGAACAACCCCAAGCCCGGAGAACGCCCGGGACACGGCTTTTCACGGATGCCCCATGCCCACACTGACGCTTTTCTCCCCCACCCCGCCGGACCTGTCCGCTTTCGGCGTCAGGAGCCTGCAAGCCAGTCTCAAGGCCGCCGGCCACACCGTGCGCCTCGTCCTTTTTCCGGGAAGCATCGGCCTGCTCCAGGAGGACGGCTCCTTCGTCTACCGCTACCCGGACCATATCGTGGACGCGGCCCTTGAACTGGCCGCCGGGTCGGACCTGGTCGGGGTATCGTTTTTCACCAACTACTTCGACCGGGCCGCGCAGCTCACCACAGCCGTGAAGGATCGCCTGGGGCTGCCGGTCATCTGGGGCGGCATCCACGCCACCATCCGGCCCGAAGAGGCCCTCGGCCACGCGGATTTCGTCTGTCGCGGCGAAGGCGAAACCGCCCTGGACGAACTGCTCGGGGCCTTGGCTTCGGGCCGGGCCGCCGACGCCATCCCCGGGGTGTGGACCCGGCGGGACGGGCGCATCGTAGACAACGGCCTGCGCCCGCTCATTGCCGACCTCGATGCGCTGCCCTTTTTCGATTTCACGGGCGTTGACCAGTATGTACACGCGCCCGAGGCCGACCGCATCATACCCCTTTCCGCCGACGTCCTGGCCCATGCCCTGCCCCGGGTGCCCTATCGGCACGGCCGGCTCCTTTGCGTCTACCGCACCATGACCGACCGGGGCTGCCCGCACGGCTGCGCCTATTGCAACGTGCCCACGGTCAAAACGCTTTTTGCCGGCGGCGGCACGCCCTATTTCCGCAACAGAAGCGTGGACCACGTCATGGCCGAACTGCGGGAGATCACGGCCCGCTACCCTTTCATCGAGGGCATCCAGCTTTTCGACGACACCTTTTTCTCCCGCCGCATGGACTGGCTGGCGGCCTTTGCCGCCTCCTACAAAAAGGACATCGGGCTGCCCCTTTTCTGCCAGGCTTCGCCCAC
The sequence above is drawn from the Solidesulfovibrio fructosivorans JJ] genome and encodes:
- the rfaE1 gene encoding D-glycero-beta-D-manno-heptose-7-phosphate kinase, yielding MLESPDTYALADRIALCDSLADARVLVVGDLMLDRFVRGRVSRISPEAPIPILAIEDEAAMPGGAGNVARNLRALDVHVSCAGVVGDDPAGRELEGLLTDLTGGKARLVPEPGRRTAVKTRYVSGSHHLLRTDFETVAPVTAASEKALAQAVMDLLPGAAAVVVSDYGKGGVTPGLLATLIAEAARREIPVVVDPKGLDFARYRGASVITPNRAELAAATRVTLQNDAQYARVARTLILTHGFGAVCVTRSEEGLSLYPAHGPATHIRAAGREVYDVSGAGDTVAAILAAGIAVGAPLGLAAALANIGAGIVVGKVGTAVAHPDELRLAVLRQSGEDAGQKELSRERAAEMADLWRRLGLTVGFTNGCFDLLHPGHAAMLDGARRECDRLIVGLNSDASVRRLKGPTRPVQDEAARARMLASLASVDAVVIFDEDTPLELIKAVRPDMLAKGGDYTLETVVGADVVTGYGGRVVLVPLTPDRSTTGLIRRISDSSRNDPG
- a CDS encoding B12-binding domain-containing radical SAM protein: MPTLTLFSPTPPDLSAFGVRSLQASLKAAGHTVRLVLFPGSIGLLQEDGSFVYRYPDHIVDAALELAAGSDLVGVSFFTNYFDRAAQLTTAVKDRLGLPVIWGGIHATIRPEEALGHADFVCRGEGETALDELLGALASGRAADAIPGVWTRRDGRIVDNGLRPLIADLDALPFFDFTGVDQYVHAPEADRIIPLSADVLAHALPRVPYRHGRLLCVYRTMTDRGCPHGCAYCNVPTVKTLFAGGGTPYFRNRSVDHVMAELREITARYPFIEGIQLFDDTFFSRRMDWLAAFAASYKKDIGLPLFCQASPTTLSADKLDLLIDAGLCYVEMGIQSGSPKIKRLFRRSESEDTVLAGARLLHERRGKLLTPDYHVIIDSPWETEEDLLETVRLLAKLPKPFGLAIASLVYFPETELYRLAKAEGRIHNEETEIYRRPFYIPPRRNYPSFLLYLLTFQHIPGWVYAALLSPGLTAFFSRHNPTWLYKLAYVAGEGLRLAAKGLAALAGGDIARITGYFKRLVLHDPVVAGRKG